The Iamia majanohamensis genome window below encodes:
- a CDS encoding TIGR03619 family F420-dependent LLM class oxidoreductase — protein sequence MAAVLPTDRLTVGIQLPIQSQSTIYAEPWEADAGADELAAVARAADEAGLGYVAVCDHVAVPTDKAETMSAAWWDTIATLGWLAGITERVRLLSHVYVPAYRHPLAVAKAWSTLDRVSGGRAVMGVGAGHVEGEFAALGVPFAERGALLDEAIDAVRACFADEVPTHDGDRWRFSGLAQRPRPVQDGGPPVWVGGSSRPAIRRAARRGDGWLPQGPLSPEVVDALRAEMVAAGREGEGFDLGALAGPIYVGDADWDVGPGIVGPPGKVAHVLSKLAGLGAVQVQVRPRSRSVAELVDQIGRLGTDVLPHLAEVRPRPLFDGGS from the coding sequence GTGGCCGCCGTCCTCCCCACCGACCGCCTGACCGTCGGGATCCAGCTGCCGATCCAGTCCCAGAGCACGATCTACGCCGAGCCGTGGGAGGCCGACGCCGGCGCCGACGAGCTCGCCGCCGTGGCCCGGGCGGCCGACGAGGCCGGCCTCGGGTACGTGGCCGTGTGCGACCACGTCGCGGTGCCCACCGACAAGGCCGAGACCATGAGCGCGGCGTGGTGGGACACCATCGCCACCCTCGGCTGGCTGGCCGGGATCACCGAGCGGGTGCGGCTCCTGTCCCACGTGTACGTGCCCGCCTACCGCCACCCCCTGGCCGTGGCCAAGGCGTGGTCGACCCTCGACCGGGTCTCGGGCGGTCGGGCCGTCATGGGCGTGGGCGCCGGCCACGTCGAGGGGGAGTTCGCCGCCCTCGGGGTCCCCTTCGCCGAGCGGGGCGCCCTGCTCGACGAGGCCATCGACGCCGTGAGGGCCTGCTTCGCCGACGAGGTCCCCACCCACGACGGGGACCGGTGGCGCTTCTCGGGCCTGGCCCAGCGGCCCCGGCCGGTGCAGGACGGGGGCCCGCCCGTCTGGGTCGGGGGCTCGTCCCGGCCGGCGATCCGGCGGGCGGCGCGGCGCGGCGACGGCTGGCTGCCCCAGGGGCCCCTGTCGCCCGAGGTCGTCGACGCCCTGCGGGCCGAGATGGTCGCCGCCGGCCGGGAGGGCGAGGGCTTCGACCTCGGCGCCCTGGCCGGGCCGATCTACGTGGGCGACGCGGACTGGGACGTCGGCCCCGGCATCGTCGGCCCGCCCGGGAAGGTGGCCCACGTCCTCTCCAAGCTGGCCGGGCTGGGCGCCGTGCAGGTCCAGGTCCGGCCCCGCTCCCGCTCGGTCGCGGAGCTGGTCGACCAGATCGGTCGGCTGGGCACCGACGTCCTGCCCCACCTGGCCGAGGTCCGCCCCCGGCCGCTCTTCGACGGAGGAAGCTGA
- a CDS encoding FadD3 family acyl-CoA ligase: MTDAEVRADLEWGTTPALVRGAAERHGDAEAVVDGDVRLTFRDLASRVDAAGRAFVAAGLEPGDRVGLWAPNCWEWVVALLGAHAAGGVVVPLNTRYKGGEAAWILDRSRARLLVTVDGFLGNGYVGMLADQELPHLERSIVVRDAAPDGTQGWDAFLADGDRTDAAELERRRGALGPDDLSDIIFTSGTTGRPKGVETTHAQTLRAFGVWSDVVGLRAGDRYLIVNPFFHTFGYKAGIVACLLTGATMVPVPVFDPEAVMRTIDAEDISVLPGPPALYQTILNHPDRAEMDSSRLRLAVTGAAPVPVSLVERMRTELGFDAVLTAYGLTEATGVVSMCRTDDDAETISTTSGRAIPGDEVRIVDDDGAEVPRGTPGEVVVRGFNVMKGYFEEPQKTAEAIDPDGWLHTGDVGVMDERGYIDITDRTKDMFICGGFNAYPAEIESILSEHPAVAQAAVVGVADDRMGEVGFAWLVPAAGVEPPDEAEVIAWSRERMANFKAPRHVRWTGALPLNPSGKIQKFLLRDDAVAALADPTGDAS, translated from the coding sequence ATGACCGACGCCGAGGTCCGCGCCGACCTGGAGTGGGGGACCACGCCCGCGCTCGTGCGCGGCGCGGCCGAGCGCCACGGCGACGCCGAGGCGGTGGTCGACGGCGACGTCCGGCTGACGTTCCGCGACCTGGCGAGCCGGGTGGACGCCGCCGGGCGCGCCTTCGTGGCCGCCGGCCTGGAGCCCGGCGACCGGGTCGGCCTCTGGGCCCCCAACTGCTGGGAGTGGGTGGTCGCCCTGCTCGGGGCCCACGCCGCCGGCGGGGTGGTCGTGCCCCTCAACACCCGCTACAAGGGCGGCGAGGCGGCCTGGATCCTCGACCGGAGCCGGGCCCGCCTCCTCGTCACCGTCGACGGCTTCCTGGGCAACGGCTACGTCGGCATGCTGGCCGACCAGGAGCTGCCCCACCTCGAGCGGTCGATCGTCGTGCGCGACGCGGCGCCCGACGGCACCCAGGGCTGGGACGCGTTCCTGGCCGACGGCGACCGCACCGATGCCGCCGAGCTGGAGCGCCGGCGCGGCGCGCTCGGCCCCGACGACCTCTCCGACATCATCTTCACCTCCGGCACCACCGGCCGGCCCAAGGGGGTGGAGACCACCCACGCCCAGACGCTGCGCGCCTTCGGGGTGTGGTCCGACGTGGTCGGGCTCCGGGCCGGCGACCGCTACCTGATCGTCAACCCCTTCTTCCACACCTTCGGCTACAAGGCCGGCATCGTGGCCTGCCTGCTCACCGGCGCCACCATGGTCCCGGTGCCGGTGTTCGACCCCGAGGCGGTGATGCGCACCATCGATGCCGAGGACATCTCGGTCCTGCCCGGCCCGCCGGCGCTGTACCAGACGATCCTGAACCACCCCGACCGGGCCGAGATGGACTCCTCCCGGCTCCGCCTGGCCGTCACCGGTGCGGCCCCGGTGCCGGTGAGCCTGGTCGAGCGCATGCGCACCGAGCTCGGCTTCGACGCCGTGCTCACCGCCTACGGGCTCACCGAGGCCACCGGGGTGGTGTCGATGTGTCGCACCGACGACGACGCCGAGACCATCTCGACCACCTCGGGTCGGGCCATCCCCGGCGACGAGGTGCGCATCGTCGACGACGACGGTGCCGAGGTCCCCCGGGGCACGCCGGGCGAGGTGGTCGTGCGGGGCTTCAACGTGATGAAGGGCTACTTCGAGGAGCCGCAGAAGACGGCCGAGGCCATCGACCCCGACGGCTGGCTCCACACCGGCGACGTCGGCGTGATGGACGAGCGCGGCTACATCGACATCACCGACCGGACCAAGGACATGTTCATCTGCGGGGGCTTCAACGCCTACCCGGCCGAGATCGAGTCGATCCTCTCCGAGCACCCGGCGGTGGCCCAGGCCGCGGTGGTGGGCGTGGCCGACGACCGCATGGGTGAGGTGGGCTTCGCCTGGCTCGTGCCCGCCGCCGGCGTCGAACCCCCGGACGAGGCCGAGGTGATCGCCTGGTCCCGGGAGCGCATGGCCAACTTCAAGGCGCCCCGCCACGTCCGCTGGACTGGGGCCCTGCCCCTCAACCCGAGCGGCAAGATCCAGAAGTTCCTCCTGCGCGACGACGCCGTCGCCGCCCTCGCCGACCCCACCGGAGACGCCTCGTGA
- a CDS encoding AMIN-like domain-containing (lipo)protein yields the protein MTHHHLRRRHRLAALLLVPAVVLTLGACGSDDEDGDGASATTASTVAETTSELDTSTTTTTGAPSTTTTTTTAPGGSPTTSTTVPAFGGDTAPKAGEADGEGTAPLVDVRTGRHPGFDRVVLEFAGGVQPGWDVQWVEGPVTESGSGREVEVDGPALLRIHVAPASGYDLEAGEATFAAERVAGPGGGPVHEVVRAGDFEADLVWVVGAEAETPFTVTTLPSPSRLVVDVAAP from the coding sequence ATGACGCACCACCACCTCCGACGCCGCCACCGCCTCGCCGCCCTCCTGCTCGTGCCCGCCGTGGTGCTGACCCTGGGCGCCTGCGGCTCCGACGACGAGGACGGCGACGGGGCCAGCGCCACGACCGCGAGCACCGTCGCCGAGACCACCTCCGAGCTCGACACCTCGACCACCACCACCACCGGCGCGCCGAGCACGACGACGACCACGACGACCGCGCCGGGCGGGTCGCCCACCACCAGCACGACCGTCCCCGCGTTCGGGGGCGACACCGCCCCGAAGGCGGGCGAGGCCGACGGGGAGGGGACGGCCCCGCTGGTCGACGTCCGCACCGGCCGGCACCCCGGCTTCGACCGGGTGGTGCTCGAGTTCGCCGGTGGCGTGCAGCCTGGCTGGGACGTCCAGTGGGTCGAGGGCCCCGTGACCGAGTCGGGCTCGGGGCGGGAGGTCGAGGTCGACGGCCCCGCACTGCTGCGCATCCACGTCGCCCCGGCCTCGGGCTACGACCTCGAGGCGGGCGAGGCGACGTTCGCGGCGGAGCGGGTGGCGGGCCCCGGCGGGGGACCGGTGCACGAGGTCGTGCGGGCCGGCGACTTCGAGGCCGACCTGGTCTGGGTCGTCGGCGCCGAGGCCGAGACACCGTTCACGGTGACCACCCTGCCCTCGCCGTCGCGGCTGGTGGTGGACGTCGCCGCCCCCTGA
- a CDS encoding SDR family oxidoreductase yields MLFENKVAIVSGSGPGLGKEVALGLAREGADVVVAARRADGVAKVAAKVEALGRRALPLTCDVTDPDACQALADQAAAEMGGVDVLVANAYHDGDMRTVLDADLDAWRTTLDVNLFGAVHMTRAVAPHMKERGGGRIVMVNTMSTERIQEGFGIYAASKSALKSITRTLALELGRDGIRVNGVHPGYIWGPQVKWYFEHLAEERGTTPEEVYADVAKDTALGYLPPAKEIADVVLLLASDLASCVTGQALGANGGQWFH; encoded by the coding sequence GTGCTCTTCGAGAACAAGGTCGCCATCGTGTCGGGCTCCGGCCCCGGGCTCGGCAAGGAGGTGGCCCTCGGCCTCGCCCGCGAGGGCGCCGACGTCGTGGTCGCGGCCCGCCGGGCCGACGGCGTGGCCAAGGTGGCGGCCAAGGTCGAGGCCCTGGGCCGCCGGGCCCTGCCCCTCACGTGCGACGTCACCGACCCCGACGCCTGCCAGGCCCTGGCCGACCAGGCCGCGGCGGAGATGGGCGGCGTCGACGTCCTGGTGGCCAACGCCTACCACGACGGCGACATGCGCACGGTCCTCGACGCCGACCTCGACGCCTGGCGGACCACCCTCGACGTGAACCTCTTCGGGGCGGTGCACATGACCCGGGCCGTGGCCCCCCACATGAAGGAGCGGGGCGGGGGCCGCATCGTCATGGTCAACACCATGTCGACCGAGCGCATCCAGGAGGGCTTCGGCATCTACGCCGCGTCGAAGTCGGCCCTGAAGTCGATCACCCGCACCCTCGCCCTGGAGCTGGGCCGCGACGGCATCCGGGTCAACGGCGTGCACCCCGGCTACATCTGGGGCCCGCAGGTGAAGTGGTACTTCGAGCACCTGGCCGAGGAGCGCGGCACCACCCCCGAGGAGGTCTACGCGGACGTGGCCAAGGACACCGCCCTCGGGTACCTGCCGCCGGCCAAGGAGATCGCCGACGTGGTCCTGCTGCTGGCCTCGGACCTGGCGAGCTGCGTGACGGGCCAGGCCCTCGGGGCCAACGGCGGGCAGTGGTTCCACTGA
- a CDS encoding DUF2510 domain-containing protein, translating to MDAAIDILARGATLSLGIKHSVAVRAHVAGVGVFNLAWKEPVRIPVPPGDHVVAVWATLVRKKHQGLSHARLHLDPGQSVGLTWQMPDTLFGTGTILATAVGPPVRLAYPDAEPPPADWGPCKLVPPHGAEPLVPLAGQASTGAAEAAPTWGQPAPVAPAPAGAWHPDPTGRCPLRWWDGARWTDAVSDGSGVASDPVPGL from the coding sequence GTGGACGCCGCCATCGACATCCTGGCCCGGGGGGCCACCCTCAGCCTGGGCATCAAGCACTCGGTGGCGGTGCGGGCCCACGTCGCCGGGGTCGGGGTCTTCAACCTGGCCTGGAAGGAGCCGGTGCGGATCCCCGTGCCGCCCGGCGACCACGTGGTGGCCGTCTGGGCCACGCTCGTCCGCAAGAAGCACCAGGGGCTGAGCCACGCCCGACTCCACCTCGACCCCGGTCAGTCGGTGGGGCTCACCTGGCAGATGCCCGACACGCTCTTCGGCACGGGCACGATCCTGGCCACCGCGGTGGGCCCGCCCGTGCGCCTGGCCTACCCCGACGCCGAGCCGCCCCCCGCCGACTGGGGGCCGTGCAAGCTGGTCCCGCCCCACGGCGCCGAGCCGTTGGTGCCGCTCGCCGGCCAGGCGTCGACGGGTGCGGCCGAGGCCGCGCCGACCTGGGGCCAGCCCGCCCCCGTCGCCCCCGCGCCCGCCGGGGCCTGGCACCCCGACCCCACCGGTCGCTGCCCCCTGCGGTGGTGGGACGGAGCCCGCTGGACCGACGCCGTCTCCGACGGCTCGGGCGTGGCCTCCGACCCCGTCCCCGGCCTCTGA
- a CDS encoding MFS transporter, whose translation MSGATGPRRRAHRPGPSSSVPDADLLRLDSPAGRWVMAVTVLGSGMAFLDSTVVNVALPRLGDDLDATFAGLSWVSNGYLLTLASLILVGGSVGDRIGRRRTYLAGAAAFAVASLLCALAPTIPTLVAARLLQGAAGAFLVPGSLALLQTTFHPDDRPRAIGAWSGLAGITTAVGPFLGGWLVDAASWRWVFLLNLPLAAIVLVAGHRHLVESRDPSVTGRPDLAGAALGVLGLAGATYGLIQEDVAVGGAGVLGLLGFVLVEARTAHPMMPLGVFRSRQFSGANGVTFAVYGALGAVLFLLGLVLQRALGYSPLQAGAATVPLTVVMLALSSRSGALAQRIGPRIPMTAGPAAIAVGLLLMVRIDVGGSYLGQVLPALLVFSGGLVLTVAPLTSTVLAAVDASHAGVASGINNAVSRTAGLLAVAALPLVAGFDASAEVAAPDLLAGFHRAVVAGAGLTAAGAVLAWTTIRADVLAAAGEAAEPEATPSEGEGPCYHCGVAGTPPPLEPTTPVD comes from the coding sequence ATGTCCGGTGCGACCGGTCCCCGCCGCCGGGCGCATCGGCCCGGCCCCTCGTCCTCGGTCCCCGACGCCGACCTCCTCCGCCTGGACTCCCCGGCGGGGCGCTGGGTCATGGCCGTCACCGTGCTCGGCTCCGGCATGGCGTTCCTCGACAGCACCGTGGTCAACGTGGCCCTGCCCCGCCTGGGTGACGACCTCGACGCCACCTTCGCCGGGCTCAGCTGGGTGTCCAACGGCTACCTGCTCACCCTCGCCTCGCTCATCCTCGTGGGCGGGTCGGTGGGCGACCGGATCGGCCGCCGTCGCACCTACCTGGCCGGCGCCGCCGCCTTCGCCGTGGCCTCGCTGCTGTGCGCCCTCGCCCCGACCATCCCGACGCTGGTCGCAGCCCGGCTGCTCCAGGGCGCGGCGGGCGCCTTCCTCGTGCCCGGCAGCCTGGCCCTGCTCCAGACGACCTTTCACCCCGACGACCGACCCCGCGCCATCGGGGCTTGGTCGGGCCTGGCCGGCATCACCACCGCGGTCGGGCCGTTCCTCGGCGGCTGGCTGGTCGACGCCGCCTCGTGGCGATGGGTGTTCCTCCTCAACCTGCCGCTCGCCGCGATCGTCCTGGTCGCCGGCCACCGCCACCTGGTCGAGAGCCGGGACCCCTCGGTCACCGGCCGGCCCGACCTGGCCGGTGCCGCCCTCGGGGTCCTGGGCCTGGCGGGGGCGACCTACGGCCTGATCCAGGAGGACGTCGCGGTCGGCGGGGCCGGGGTGCTGGGCCTGCTCGGCTTCGTGCTGGTCGAGGCCCGCACCGCCCACCCGATGATGCCCCTCGGGGTGTTCCGCTCCCGGCAGTTCAGCGGGGCCAACGGGGTCACCTTCGCCGTCTACGGCGCCCTCGGGGCGGTGCTGTTCCTGCTCGGCCTGGTGCTCCAGCGGGCCCTCGGCTACTCACCCCTGCAGGCGGGGGCGGCCACCGTGCCCCTGACCGTGGTGATGCTGGCCCTGTCGTCGCGCAGCGGTGCCCTGGCCCAGCGCATCGGGCCCCGCATCCCCATGACCGCGGGCCCCGCCGCCATCGCCGTGGGCCTGCTGCTGATGGTGCGCATCGACGTCGGCGGCTCCTACCTGGGCCAGGTCCTGCCCGCCCTCCTCGTGTTCTCCGGCGGGCTGGTCCTCACCGTCGCCCCCCTCACCTCCACCGTGCTGGCCGCGGTCGACGCCTCCCACGCCGGGGTGGCCTCGGGCATCAACAACGCGGTGTCGCGCACCGCCGGGCTGCTGGCCGTGGCCGCCCTCCCCCTGGTGGCGGGCTTCGACGCCTCGGCCGAGGTCGCCGCCCCCGACCTCCTGGCCGGGTTCCACCGCGCCGTGGTGGCGGGCGCCGGGCTCACCGCAGCCGGGGCGGTGCTGGCCTGGACCACCATCCGCGCCGACGTGCTGGCGGCGGCGGGGGAGGCGGCGGAGCCGGAGGCCACCCCGTCCGAGGGTGAGGGCCCCTGCTACCACTGCGGCGTGGCGGGGACGCCCCCGCCCCTCGAGCCCACCACCCCCGTCGACTGA
- a CDS encoding amidohydrolase family protein has product MALSDDFPKIISVDDHVIEPAHVWQDRLPAKYRDVGPRVIQRRGNMSFVGGVFSYEPDEDGQLGDWWVYEDKQIPQTRLSAAVGFDRDEVKVVGITYDEMRDGCYDPKARLADMDENWTEAQMAFPSFPRFCGQTFKEASDMELADLCVKAYNDWMVEEWCGDSDGRLIPLIIIQLWDAELAAAEIRRNAARGVRAVCFSEIPPYLDLPSIHTEYWEPFFRACEETGTVINMHIGSSSKMPSTSTDAPAAVGSTLTFGNAMSSMTDWLFSGWLARLPNLKIAYSEGQIGWIPYILERADKVWEENRGWGGVSDLVAEPPSTYYYRQVYGCFFDDEYGLDNLEKCGIGNICFETDYPHSDSTWPHSRDTAEKLMGHLPPDVVRKLVRGNAIEMLDLDLTP; this is encoded by the coding sequence ATGGCGCTCTCGGACGACTTCCCGAAGATCATCTCGGTCGACGACCACGTGATCGAGCCCGCCCACGTCTGGCAGGACCGGCTCCCGGCCAAGTACCGCGACGTGGGGCCCCGGGTGATCCAGCGACGGGGCAACATGAGCTTCGTCGGCGGCGTGTTCAGCTACGAGCCCGACGAGGACGGCCAGCTCGGTGACTGGTGGGTCTACGAGGACAAGCAGATCCCCCAGACCCGCCTCTCCGCGGCCGTCGGCTTCGACCGCGACGAGGTCAAGGTCGTCGGCATCACCTACGACGAGATGCGCGACGGCTGCTACGACCCCAAGGCCCGCTTGGCCGACATGGACGAGAACTGGACCGAGGCCCAGATGGCCTTCCCCTCGTTCCCCCGGTTCTGCGGCCAGACCTTCAAGGAGGCCAGCGACATGGAGCTGGCCGACCTGTGCGTCAAGGCCTACAACGACTGGATGGTGGAGGAGTGGTGCGGCGACTCCGACGGCCGCCTGATCCCGCTCATCATCATCCAGCTCTGGGACGCCGAGCTGGCCGCAGCGGAGATTCGGCGCAACGCGGCCCGGGGCGTGCGGGCCGTCTGCTTCAGCGAGATCCCGCCCTACCTCGACCTCCCCAGCATCCACACCGAGTACTGGGAGCCCTTCTTCCGGGCCTGCGAGGAGACCGGCACCGTCATCAACATGCACATCGGCTCGTCGTCGAAGATGCCTTCGACCTCCACCGACGCCCCCGCCGCGGTGGGCTCCACGCTCACCTTCGGCAACGCCATGAGCTCGATGACCGACTGGCTGTTCTCGGGGTGGCTGGCCCGGCTGCCGAACCTCAAGATCGCCTACTCCGAGGGCCAGATCGGCTGGATCCCCTACATCCTCGAGCGGGCCGACAAGGTCTGGGAGGAGAACCGGGGCTGGGGCGGGGTGTCCGACCTCGTGGCCGAGCCGCCCAGCACCTACTACTACCGCCAGGTCTACGGCTGCTTCTTCGACGACGAGTACGGCCTCGACAACCTGGAGAAGTGCGGCATCGGCAACATCTGCTTCGAGACCGACTACCCGCACTCGGACTCGACCTGGCCCCACTCCCGCGACACGGCCGAGAAGCTGATGGGCCACCTGCCGCCGGACGTCGTCCGCAAGCTGGTCCGGGGCAACGCCATCGAGATGCTGGACCTCGACCTCACCCCGTGA
- a CDS encoding EthD domain-containing protein — protein sequence MITLHALLVRRADLTHEQFLEHWHQRHGPLIRDTPGLAQHLLSYTQHPVTPAAGKMGLDAFDGITVQTFADWKDFVAFATGPDSHLMNDDMASFLDVERLQVTVTEAPVAVVAPPTGEGA from the coding sequence GTGATCACCCTGCACGCCCTGCTCGTCCGCCGCGCCGACCTGACCCACGAGCAGTTCCTCGAGCACTGGCACCAGCGCCACGGCCCCCTGATCCGCGACACCCCCGGCCTGGCGCAGCACCTGCTCTCCTACACCCAGCACCCCGTGACCCCGGCGGCCGGGAAGATGGGCCTCGACGCCTTCGACGGCATCACGGTGCAGACCTTCGCCGACTGGAAGGACTTCGTCGCCTTCGCCACCGGCCCCGACAGCCACCTGATGAACGACGACATGGCGTCGTTCCTCGACGTCGAGCGCCTCCAGGTGACCGTCACCGAGGCCCCCGTGGCCGTCGTGGCCCCGCCGACGGGCGAGGGCGCATGA
- a CDS encoding TetR family transcriptional regulator, whose translation MADHEGPDEAVADEEPRAADGRTPGRRGRATRQRLLDCTATMLGTSSYRELKVVDIAREAGTSPATFYQYFADVESAVVVLAEEMAAQGRRFGDHVRASTWRGRKGYAAAEALVDEIIDFWDEHRSVLRVVDLATDEGDGRFANVRTRLLNDLNNALAQVIEEMQASGRLPDDVEAHATAGVLVSMLVHVSAHRYGFEFWGVRTADLRTAMARILSWSVSGQKPPTG comes from the coding sequence GTGGCCGACCACGAGGGGCCCGACGAGGCCGTCGCCGACGAGGAGCCGCGGGCCGCCGACGGCCGCACTCCTGGACGACGGGGGCGGGCCACCCGCCAGCGCCTGCTCGACTGCACGGCGACGATGCTCGGCACCAGCTCGTACCGGGAGCTGAAGGTGGTCGACATCGCTCGGGAGGCGGGCACCAGCCCGGCGACCTTCTACCAGTACTTCGCCGACGTCGAGAGCGCGGTGGTGGTGCTGGCCGAGGAGATGGCGGCCCAGGGCCGCCGCTTCGGCGACCACGTCCGGGCCAGCACGTGGCGGGGCCGGAAGGGCTACGCCGCGGCCGAGGCCCTGGTCGACGAGATCATCGACTTCTGGGACGAGCACCGCTCCGTGCTGCGGGTCGTCGACCTGGCCACCGACGAGGGCGACGGCCGCTTCGCCAACGTGCGCACGCGCCTGCTCAACGACCTCAACAACGCCCTGGCCCAGGTGATCGAGGAGATGCAGGCCAGCGGACGGCTCCCCGACGACGTCGAGGCCCACGCCACCGCAGGCGTGCTCGTGTCGATGCTGGTGCACGTCTCGGCCCATCGCTACGGCTTCGAGTTCTGGGGCGTCCGCACGGCGGACCTCCGCACCGCCATGGCCCGCATCCTCTCCTGGAGCGTGTCGGGCCAGAAGCCCCCGACCGGCTGA
- a CDS encoding DoxX family protein — MTPALLADVDSVASFDAISVGLLILRVVTGLTVAAHGYNKFFGGGGIPGTAGWFDSMGMRPNGKVHAILAASTELGGGVLFAAGLLTPLAAAGIVGLMVVAGWTVHRDKGFFIVKSGWEYNLILAVVAIGVATTGPGRYSLDWVVGLEPAFDPNVGLAVSAGLGVVAGVGLLAACYRPPAPEPDEAS, encoded by the coding sequence GTGACCCCTGCCCTGCTCGCCGACGTCGACTCCGTCGCCAGCTTCGACGCCATCAGCGTGGGCCTGCTCATCCTGCGGGTCGTCACCGGGCTCACGGTGGCGGCCCACGGGTACAACAAGTTCTTCGGGGGCGGGGGCATCCCCGGCACCGCGGGCTGGTTCGACTCGATGGGCATGCGGCCCAACGGGAAGGTGCACGCCATCCTCGCCGCCTCCACCGAGCTCGGGGGAGGCGTCCTGTTCGCCGCCGGGCTCCTCACGCCGCTGGCGGCGGCCGGCATCGTCGGGCTCATGGTGGTGGCGGGCTGGACAGTCCACCGGGACAAGGGCTTCTTCATCGTGAAGAGCGGGTGGGAGTACAACCTCATCCTCGCCGTGGTCGCCATCGGCGTGGCCACCACCGGGCCGGGCAGGTACTCGCTCGACTGGGTCGTCGGCCTCGAGCCGGCCTTCGACCCCAACGTGGGCCTGGCCGTGTCGGCCGGGCTGGGCGTGGTCGCCGGCGTCGGCCTGCTGGCGGCCTGCTACCGGCCGCCCGCCCCCGAGCCCGACGAGGCGTCCTGA
- a CDS encoding helix-turn-helix transcriptional regulator, with protein sequence MPTTPTPAPVDPAATPVDLPVGGTRRALLDRLKHRPGTTTPELAEHLGISPSAVRQHLDALGDAGLVEGRPVPADGPGRPPQGWSVTAAAGALFPDAHGELAVALLDAIGSALGPEALDRVVAARVVAQEASYRADLPAGHSLRARVEALADRRTLEGYEAEVLDDEEGDGALLLVERHCPIGAAARSCAGLCGGELDLFRRVLGDEVTIERTQHVLAGDTCCAYRITAA encoded by the coding sequence GTGCCCACCACGCCCACACCCGCACCGGTCGACCCCGCGGCCACGCCGGTCGACCTGCCCGTGGGCGGCACCCGTCGGGCCCTGCTCGACCGCCTCAAGCACCGACCGGGCACCACCACGCCGGAGCTGGCCGAGCACCTCGGCATCAGCCCGAGCGCGGTCCGCCAGCACCTCGACGCCCTGGGCGACGCCGGCCTGGTGGAGGGCCGCCCGGTGCCCGCCGACGGCCCCGGCCGGCCGCCGCAGGGCTGGTCGGTCACCGCGGCCGCCGGGGCGCTCTTCCCCGACGCCCACGGCGAGCTGGCCGTGGCCCTGCTCGACGCCATCGGCTCCGCCCTGGGCCCCGAGGCCCTCGACCGGGTCGTCGCCGCCCGGGTGGTGGCCCAGGAGGCGTCCTACCGGGCCGACCTGCCCGCGGGGCACAGCCTCCGGGCCCGGGTCGAGGCCCTGGCCGACCGGCGCACCCTCGAGGGCTACGAGGCCGAGGTCCTCGACGACGAGGAGGGCGACGGGGCGCTGCTGCTGGTCGAGCGCCACTGCCCCATCGGTGCTGCGGCGCGCTCGTGCGCAGGCCTGTGCGGCGGCGAGCTCGACCTGTTCCGCCGGGTGCTGGGCGACGAGGTCACCATCGAGCGCACCCAGCACGTGCTGGCCGGCGACACCTGCTGCGCCTACCGCATCACCGCCGCCTGA
- a CDS encoding SDR family NAD(P)-dependent oxidoreductase: protein MSADMEGRVALVTGGASGIGAEVCRRFAERGARVAVLDRDAEGAAAVAGEVDGLALEADVADAAAVDAAVACTVAELGGLTDLVANAGLGRAKGFCDYTDKEWALIVGVNLTGTFNCMRAALPVMREAGGGSVVNVASLTGVRPTMGEAPYSAAKAGVIALTQSGALEAAPEVRVNCVAPGMIDTPLTAMVTQNPQWRAGAEAGTPLGRIGDAREVADVVFFLASDAASYITGQTIVVDGGSILPSLQSDALLRAISAG, encoded by the coding sequence ATGAGCGCCGACATGGAGGGCCGCGTCGCCCTCGTCACGGGCGGGGCCTCCGGCATCGGGGCCGAGGTCTGTCGCCGCTTCGCCGAGCGTGGGGCGCGGGTGGCCGTGCTCGACCGGGACGCCGAGGGCGCGGCCGCGGTGGCCGGCGAGGTCGACGGGCTGGCCCTCGAGGCCGACGTGGCCGACGCGGCCGCGGTCGACGCCGCCGTGGCCTGCACCGTCGCCGAGCTGGGGGGCCTCACCGACCTGGTGGCCAACGCCGGCCTGGGCCGGGCCAAGGGCTTCTGCGACTACACCGACAAGGAGTGGGCCCTCATCGTGGGGGTCAACCTCACCGGCACCTTCAACTGCATGCGCGCCGCCCTGCCGGTGATGCGGGAGGCGGGCGGGGGCAGCGTGGTGAACGTGGCCTCCCTCACGGGGGTGCGCCCGACCATGGGCGAGGCCCCCTACTCGGCGGCCAAGGCCGGGGTGATCGCCCTCACCCAGTCCGGCGCCCTCGAGGCCGCGCCCGAGGTGCGGGTCAACTGCGTGGCCCCGGGGATGATCGACACCCCGCTCACGGCCATGGTCACCCAGAACCCGCAGTGGCGGGCCGGGGCCGAGGCGGGGACCCCGCTGGGGCGGATCGGCGACGCCCGCGAGGTGGCCGACGTCGTGTTCTTCCTCGCCTCGGATGCCGCGTCCTACATCACCGGCCAGACGATCGTGGTCGACGGCGGCAGCATCCTGCCCAGCCTCCAGTCCGACGCCCTTCTGCGGGCCATCTCCGCCGGCTGA